The Papaver somniferum cultivar HN1 chromosome 3, ASM357369v1, whole genome shotgun sequence genome includes a region encoding these proteins:
- the LOC113357969 gene encoding short-chain dehydrogenase reductase 3b-like isoform X2: MSKLRLEGKVAIITGAASGIGEATARLFVEHGAFVVVADIQDELGDQVVSSIGKEKASYKHCDVSVEKQVEEAVAFALEKYGSLDIVYSNADRKIRGSIICTASVAAVSAGFAPHCYTASKHAVLGLVRSACSELGAYGIRVNCISPSGVGTPLACDIGKISARHVEAYTAKMSLLKGIILKAKHIADAALFLASDDSVYLNGHNLVVDGGFTVAASSFPINVSSATP, encoded by the exons ATGTCTAAACTAAG ATTAGAAGGTAAAGTAGCTATAATTACTGGAGCAGCAAGTGGAATTGGCGAAGCAACAGCGAGGCTATTCGTCGAACATGGTGCGTTCGTTGTAGTTGCAGACATTCAAGACGAACTAGGGGATCAGGTTGTATCTTCAATTGGTAAAGAGAAAGCTAGTTACAAGCATTGCGATGTAAGTGTCGAAAAACAAGTCGAAGAAGCAGTAGCATTTGCTTTAGAGAAATATGGATCTCTAGATATTGTGTATAGCAATGCAG ATAGGAAAATCCGTGGCTCGATTATATGTACTGCTAGTGTAGCTGCGGTTTCAGCTGGATTTGCACCACACTGTTACACAGCGTCGAAACACGCTGTGCTAGGATTGGTTCGATCAGCTTGTAGCGAACTTGGTGCTTATGGAATAAGGGTGAATTGTATTTCCCCGTCTGGAGTTGGAACACCATTAGCCTGTGACATAGGCAAGATTAGCGCAAGGCATGTTGAAGCATATACAGCAAAAATGAGTCTTCTTAAAGGGATTATTTTGAAAGCTAAACACATTGCTGATGCTGCGTTGTTTCTTGCGTCCGATGATTCGGTTTATCTGAATGGACATAATCTTGTTGTTGATGGCGGATTTACAGTTGCAGCTAGTAGCTTTCCCATCAATGTTAGTTCTGCTACTCCATAA
- the LOC113357969 gene encoding short-chain dehydrogenase reductase 3b-like isoform X1: MSKLRLEGKVAIITGAASGIGEATARLFVEHGAFVVVADIQDELGDQVVSSIGKEKASYKHCDVSVEKQVEEAVAFALEKYGSLDIVYSNAGMGGSFSSILDFSLEDFNRIMATNVSGAALMIKHAARVMLDRKIRGSIICTASVAAVSAGFAPHCYTASKHAVLGLVRSACSELGAYGIRVNCISPSGVGTPLACDIGKISARHVEAYTAKMSLLKGIILKAKHIADAALFLASDDSVYLNGHNLVVDGGFTVAASSFPINVSSATP; the protein is encoded by the exons ATGTCTAAACTAAG ATTAGAAGGTAAAGTAGCTATAATTACTGGAGCAGCAAGTGGAATTGGCGAAGCAACAGCGAGGCTATTCGTCGAACATGGTGCGTTCGTTGTAGTTGCAGACATTCAAGACGAACTAGGGGATCAGGTTGTATCTTCAATTGGTAAAGAGAAAGCTAGTTACAAGCATTGCGATGTAAGTGTCGAAAAACAAGTCGAAGAAGCAGTAGCATTTGCTTTAGAGAAATATGGATCTCTAGATATTGTGTATAGCAATGCAGGTATGGGCGGATCTTTTTCGAGTATCCTTGATTTCAGCTTGGAAGATTTTAACAGGATTATGGCTACAAATGTATCCGGAGCAGCATTAATGATTAAACACGCTGCTCGTGTGATGTTAGATAGGAAAATCCGTGGCTCGATTATATGTACTGCTAGTGTAGCTGCGGTTTCAGCTGGATTTGCACCACACTGTTACACAGCGTCGAAACACGCTGTGCTAGGATTGGTTCGATCAGCTTGTAGCGAACTTGGTGCTTATGGAATAAGGGTGAATTGTATTTCCCCGTCTGGAGTTGGAACACCATTAGCCTGTGACATAGGCAAGATTAGCGCAAGGCATGTTGAAGCATATACAGCAAAAATGAGTCTTCTTAAAGGGATTATTTTGAAAGCTAAACACATTGCTGATGCTGCGTTGTTTCTTGCGTCCGATGATTCGGTTTATCTGAATGGACATAATCTTGTTGTTGATGGCGGATTTACAGTTGCAGCTAGTAGCTTTCCCATCAATGTTAGTTCTGCTACTCCATAA